A single Polyodon spathula isolate WHYD16114869_AA chromosome 6, ASM1765450v1, whole genome shotgun sequence DNA region contains:
- the LOC121317208 gene encoding mitochondrial import receptor subunit TOM20 homolog codes for MMGGKTSAIAAGVCGAIFIGYCIYFDRKRRNDPNFKNRLRERRRKQKLAKDKAGFSRLPDLKDAEAVQKFFLEEIQLGEELLAQGDYEKGVDHLTNAIAVCGQPQQLLQVLQQTLPPPVFQMLLTKLPTISQRIVSAQSLAEDDIE; via the exons ATGATGGGGGGAAAGACAAGTGCGATCGCCGCCGGGGTCTGTGGGGCCATCTTCATCGGCTACTGCATCTACTTCGACAGGAAAAGACGGAATGACCCCAACTTCAAGAACCGACTGCGGGAAC GTAGGAGAAAGcagaaacttgctaaggacaaaGCTGGTTTTTCCAGg tTGCCAGATCTGAAAGATGCTGAAGCAGTTCAGAAATTCTTCCTTGAAGAAATTCAACTGGGAGAGGAATTATTAGCACAAG GAGACTATGAGAAGGGGGTAGATCACTTGACGAACGCCATTGCTGTTTGCGGACAGCCTCAACAGTTATTACAGGTCCTACAGCAGACGCTTCCCCCACCAGTATTCCAGATGCTGCTAACCAAACTCCCAACCATCAGTCAG CGTATTGTGAGCGCACAGAGCCTAGCTGAAGATGACATCGAGTAA